One segment of Erigeron canadensis isolate Cc75 chromosome 2, C_canadensis_v1, whole genome shotgun sequence DNA contains the following:
- the LOC122586566 gene encoding uncharacterized protein LOC122586566 isoform X1, whose translation MEQKHILLSALSVGVGVGVGLGVNKWSGGCVEDGGVTAAQIEQELLRLVVRVDNDDKDTFKEFPYYISERTRWLLTSAAFVYLKHLDVSKHTRNLSPASRAILLSGPAEFYHQKLAKALSHEFEAKLLVLDMVDFSRKMQSKYGTSKKDSSVTRSISDMALERMSSLLGSFSVSQEDGGGCKRRNGSATKSRNTEFKNSTVTSDTTSLSSQSSSSNLATLKHVSSCPFDEKVFLQTLYKVLVSFSETNGIILYVRDVERFLKSQRTYELFDRMLKKLSGSTLVIGSRILDPRDEIVDVDEKIASLFPYNIDINPPEDESHLKDWTAQLEKQMKDIRFQENKNHIAEVLAANDLECDDLGSICHVDTMFISNYIQEIVISAISHHLMSHKDPEYRNGKLVISSTSLSHGLSIFQEDNCGGKDTLKLETNAETSKGSEGDENVASKSDNKNETEKPVPPKPEVPDNEFEKRIRPEVVPSSEIGVTFADIGALDEIKESLQELVMLPLKRPDLFNGGLLKPCRGILLFGPPGTGKTMLAKAIANEAGASFINVSMSTITSKWFGEDEKNVRALFTLAAKVSPTIIFVDEVDSMLGQRTRVGEHEAMRKIKNEFMSHWDGLLTKPGERILVLAATNRPFDLDEAIIRRFERRIMVDLPSVENRETILKTLLAKEKVENLDFKELAVMTEGFSGSDLKNLCVTAAYRPVRELMQQERQKDIDNKARDEAQSEKKEDSESVITLRPLNMEDMRQAKTQVAASFAGEGCVMGELKQWNDLYGEGGSRKKEQLSYFL comes from the exons ATGGAACAGAAGCACATTTTGTTGTCTGCATTGAGTGTTGGTGTGGGTGTGGGTGTTGGCCTTGGAGTAAACAAGTGGAGTGGCGGCTGTGTTGAAGACGGCGGCGTCACGGCGGCGCAGATTGAGCAGGAGCTTCTCCGGCTTGTTGTGCGTGTGGATAATGATGATAAGGATACATTTAAGGAATTTCCTTATTATATAAG CGAACGGACAAGGTGGTTGTTGACAAGTGCAGCATTTGTTTATCTAAAACACCTGGATGTTTCTAAGCATACCAGAAATCTTTCACCTGCAAGTAGAGCGATACTGCTCTCAGGACCTGCCG AATTTTATCACCAAAAGTTAGCAAAGGCTCTATCACATGAGTTTGAAGCAAAATTGCTAGTGTTAGACATGGTTGACTTTTCTAGAAAG ATGCAGAGCAAGTATGGTACATCTAAAAAAGACTCG TCTgtcacaagatccatctctgaTATGGCATTGGAACGGATGTCCAGTTTACTTGGATCGTTCTCTGTGTCACAAGAAGATGGTGGAG GATGTAAGAGAAGAAATGGCTCAGCTACCAAATCCAG GAATACAGAATTCAAAAATTCCACCGTCACTTCAGATACTACTTCTCTTAGTTCACAGTCCTCTTCTTCAAATTTAG CCACTCTCAAGCATGTGAGCAGCTGCCCTTTTGATGAAAAAGTATTTTTGCAGACACTATACAAG GTTTTAGTCTCTTTCTCTGAAACAAACGGAATCATTCTCTATGTCAGGGACGTAGAGAGGTTTCTTAAATCACAACGGACATATGAATTGTTTGATAGAATGTTAAAGAAGCTATCAGGGTCAACATTAGTTATTGGTTCCCGGATATTGGACCCACGTGATGAAATTGTTGATGTCGATGAAAAAATCGCCAGCTTATTTCCTTACAATATTGATATCAACCCACCTGAAGACGAGTCTCATCTCAAAGACTGGACAGCACAATTGGAAAAGCAAATGAAGGACATCCGGTTTCAGgaaaacaaaaatcatattGCCGAGGTGTTAGCTGCAAATGATCTTGAGTGTGATGATCTAGGTTCAATTTGTCACGTTGACACAATGTTTATCAGTAATTACATACAAGAGATAGTGATATCTGCAATTTCTCATCACTTAATGAGTCACAAAGATCCTGAATATCGAAATGGAAAGCTCGTCATATCGTCTACCAG TTTGTCACATGGATTGAGCATTTTCCAAGAGGATAATTGTGGTGGAAAAGATACTTTAAAGCTGGAGACAAATGCCGAAACATCAAAG GGGTCAGAAGGTGATGAAAATGTTGCATCAAAGTCAGATAACAAAAATGAGACCGAAAAACCAGTTCCTCCAAAACCG GAAGTTCCGGACAATGAGTTTGAAAAACGTATAAGACCAGAGGTTGTACCTTCCAGTGAGATTGGTGTAACATTTGCAGACATTGGGGCCCTTGATGAAATAAAAGAGTCCCTACAGGAGTTAGTTATGCTTCCACTTAAAAGACCAGATCTTTTCAATGGCGGACTTCTTAAACCTTGCCGTGGTATATTATTATTTGGCCCTCCAGGTACCGGAAAAACAATGCTAGCTAAAGCAATTGCTAATGAAGCTGGAGCAAGTTTCATAAATGTGTCGATGTCAACCATCACTTCAAAATGGTTTGGGGAAGATGAGAAGAACGTGCGAGCTTTATTCACTCTTGCAGCAAAGGTTTCTCCAACTATAATTTTTGTAGATGAGGTTGATAGCATGCTTGGGCAAAGAACAAGAGTGGGAGAACATGAAGCTATGCGGAAAATAAAAAACGAGTTCATGTCACATTGGGATGGATTATTGACTAAACCTGGTGAGCGGATTCTTGTTCTTGCAGCCACTAATAGACCATTTGATCTTGATGAAGCCATTATTAGGCGGTTTGAACGCAG AATCATGGTGGATCTACCATCAGTAGAGAACAGAGAAACGATATTGAAAACTCTCTTAGCAAAAGAAAAGGTGGAAAATTTAGACTTTAAGGAGCTTGCAGTAATGACAGAAGGATTTAGTGGAAGTGACCTTAag AATTTATGTGTAACAGCAGCCTATCGACCAGTGAGAGAGCTAATGCAGCAAGAGAGACAAAAGGATATT GACAACAAGGCACGCGACGAAGCACAAAGTGAGAAGAAAGAAGATAGTGAAAGTGTTATTACACTGAGACCATTAAACATGGAAGATATGAGGCAGGCAAAGACTCAA GTGGCAGCTAGTTTTGCGGGTGAGGGGTGCGTAATGGGTGAGCTGAAACAATGGAATGATTTGTATGGGGAAGGTGGTTCGAGAAAGAAAGAGCAATTAAGTTACTTCCTGTAA
- the LOC122586566 gene encoding uncharacterized protein LOC122586566 isoform X2, which yields MEQKHILLSALSVGVGVGVGLGVNKWSGGCVEDGGVTAAQIEQELLRLVVRVDNDDKDTFKEFPYYISERTRWLLTSAAFVYLKHLDVSKHTRNLSPASRAILLSGPAEFYHQKLAKALSHEFEAKLLVLDMVDFSRKMQSKYGTSKKDSSVTRSISDMALERMSSLLGSFSVSQEDGGGCKRRNGSATKSRNTEFKNSTVTSDTTSLSSQSSSSNLATLKHVSSCPFDEKVFLQTLYKVLVSFSETNGIILYVRDVERFLKSQRTYELFDRMLKKLSGSTLVIGSRILDPRDEIVDVDEKIASLFPYNIDINPPEDESHLKDWTAQLEKQMKDIRFQENKNHIAEVLAANDLECDDLGSICHVDTMFISNYIQEIVISAISHHLMSHKDPEYRNGKLVISSTSLSHGLSIFQEDNCGGKDTLKLETNAETSKGSEGDENVASKSDNKNETEKPVPPKPEVPDNEFEKRIRPEVVPSSEIGVTFADIGALDEIKESLQELVMLPLKRPDLFNGGLLKPCRGILLFGPPGTGKTMLAKAIANEAGASFINVSMSTITSKWFGEDEKNVRALFTLAAKVSPTIIFVDEVDSMLGQRTRVGEHEAMRKIKNEFMSHWDGLLTKPGERILVLAATNRPFDLDEAIIRRFERRIMVDLPSVENRETILKTLLAKEKVENLDFKELAVMTEGFSGSDLKQPIDQ from the exons ATGGAACAGAAGCACATTTTGTTGTCTGCATTGAGTGTTGGTGTGGGTGTGGGTGTTGGCCTTGGAGTAAACAAGTGGAGTGGCGGCTGTGTTGAAGACGGCGGCGTCACGGCGGCGCAGATTGAGCAGGAGCTTCTCCGGCTTGTTGTGCGTGTGGATAATGATGATAAGGATACATTTAAGGAATTTCCTTATTATATAAG CGAACGGACAAGGTGGTTGTTGACAAGTGCAGCATTTGTTTATCTAAAACACCTGGATGTTTCTAAGCATACCAGAAATCTTTCACCTGCAAGTAGAGCGATACTGCTCTCAGGACCTGCCG AATTTTATCACCAAAAGTTAGCAAAGGCTCTATCACATGAGTTTGAAGCAAAATTGCTAGTGTTAGACATGGTTGACTTTTCTAGAAAG ATGCAGAGCAAGTATGGTACATCTAAAAAAGACTCG TCTgtcacaagatccatctctgaTATGGCATTGGAACGGATGTCCAGTTTACTTGGATCGTTCTCTGTGTCACAAGAAGATGGTGGAG GATGTAAGAGAAGAAATGGCTCAGCTACCAAATCCAG GAATACAGAATTCAAAAATTCCACCGTCACTTCAGATACTACTTCTCTTAGTTCACAGTCCTCTTCTTCAAATTTAG CCACTCTCAAGCATGTGAGCAGCTGCCCTTTTGATGAAAAAGTATTTTTGCAGACACTATACAAG GTTTTAGTCTCTTTCTCTGAAACAAACGGAATCATTCTCTATGTCAGGGACGTAGAGAGGTTTCTTAAATCACAACGGACATATGAATTGTTTGATAGAATGTTAAAGAAGCTATCAGGGTCAACATTAGTTATTGGTTCCCGGATATTGGACCCACGTGATGAAATTGTTGATGTCGATGAAAAAATCGCCAGCTTATTTCCTTACAATATTGATATCAACCCACCTGAAGACGAGTCTCATCTCAAAGACTGGACAGCACAATTGGAAAAGCAAATGAAGGACATCCGGTTTCAGgaaaacaaaaatcatattGCCGAGGTGTTAGCTGCAAATGATCTTGAGTGTGATGATCTAGGTTCAATTTGTCACGTTGACACAATGTTTATCAGTAATTACATACAAGAGATAGTGATATCTGCAATTTCTCATCACTTAATGAGTCACAAAGATCCTGAATATCGAAATGGAAAGCTCGTCATATCGTCTACCAG TTTGTCACATGGATTGAGCATTTTCCAAGAGGATAATTGTGGTGGAAAAGATACTTTAAAGCTGGAGACAAATGCCGAAACATCAAAG GGGTCAGAAGGTGATGAAAATGTTGCATCAAAGTCAGATAACAAAAATGAGACCGAAAAACCAGTTCCTCCAAAACCG GAAGTTCCGGACAATGAGTTTGAAAAACGTATAAGACCAGAGGTTGTACCTTCCAGTGAGATTGGTGTAACATTTGCAGACATTGGGGCCCTTGATGAAATAAAAGAGTCCCTACAGGAGTTAGTTATGCTTCCACTTAAAAGACCAGATCTTTTCAATGGCGGACTTCTTAAACCTTGCCGTGGTATATTATTATTTGGCCCTCCAGGTACCGGAAAAACAATGCTAGCTAAAGCAATTGCTAATGAAGCTGGAGCAAGTTTCATAAATGTGTCGATGTCAACCATCACTTCAAAATGGTTTGGGGAAGATGAGAAGAACGTGCGAGCTTTATTCACTCTTGCAGCAAAGGTTTCTCCAACTATAATTTTTGTAGATGAGGTTGATAGCATGCTTGGGCAAAGAACAAGAGTGGGAGAACATGAAGCTATGCGGAAAATAAAAAACGAGTTCATGTCACATTGGGATGGATTATTGACTAAACCTGGTGAGCGGATTCTTGTTCTTGCAGCCACTAATAGACCATTTGATCTTGATGAAGCCATTATTAGGCGGTTTGAACGCAG AATCATGGTGGATCTACCATCAGTAGAGAACAGAGAAACGATATTGAAAACTCTCTTAGCAAAAGAAAAGGTGGAAAATTTAGACTTTAAGGAGCTTGCAGTAATGACAGAAGGATTTAGTGGAAGTGACCTTAag CAGCCTATCGACCAGTGA
- the LOC122586568 gene encoding reticulon-like protein B5 — MADNTAADHEKEHEQSFVESMKEKITETFHDGDSASSDSDHDGKDSSPVEDVKNKIYRLFGREKPVHKLLGGGKPADIFLWKDKKVSAGVLGFATLIWVLFELVEYHLLTLVCHTLILALAVLFLWSNASSFINKSPPKFPDVALPEDVVLGVANALRIEINQALVILKSIASGKDLKKFLAVVAGLWVVSILGSCWNFLTLFYTLFVLLHTVPYLYDRYEDKVDAFCEKAEAEIKKQYGVFSVKVLSKVPVGSLKSKFA; from the exons ATGGCCGATAATACCGCCGCTGATCATGAAAAAGAACACGAGCAATCATTTGTTGAATCTATGAAAGAAAAAATCACTGAAACTTTTCACGATGGAGATTCGGCGTCATCAGATTCCGATCATGACGGAAAGGATAGCTCGCCGGTTGAAGATGTTAAGAATAAGATCTACCGGTTGTTTGGAAGAGAGAAGCCTGTTCACAAGCTCTTAGGTGGCGGTAAAC CTGCTGATATATTTTTGTGGAAGGACAAGAAGGTTTCTGCTGGTGTTCTTGGATTTGCCACTTTGATATGGGTCCTTTTTGAGTTGGTTGAGTATCACTTGCTGACACTAGTGTGCCATACTTTGATATTGGCTCTTGCAGTCCTATTCTTGTGGTCGAATGCCTCCAGCTTCATTAACAA GTCTCCTCCTAAATTCCCAGATGTTGCCCTCCCCGAAGATGTTGTTCTTGGTGTTGCCAATGCCCTCAGGATTGAAATCAACCAAGCTTTAGTGATCCTCAAAAGCATTGCCTCAGGGAAAGACTTGAAAAAATTTCTTGCT GTGGTTGCTGGTTTGTGGGTTGTTTCAATTCTCGGCAGCTGCTGGAACTTCTTAACCTTGTTTTACACAC TCTTTGTTCTGCTCCACACGGTGCCTTACCTTTATGATAGATATGAAGACAAGGTTGATGCATTTTGCGAGAAAGCAGAGGCTGAGATCAAGAAGCAGTATGGTGTATTCAGTGTCAAGGTTTTGAGCAAGGTACCCGTAGGGTCATTGAAGTCCAAGTTTGCGTAA